In Neorhodopirellula lusitana, the following are encoded in one genomic region:
- a CDS encoding serine/threonine-protein kinase PknK: MAQWEDYSGDEWLRPSSARETRLKVDEGQGTRGVVKRPRLEKPRWGSGDTVAGFELIEPIGCGSHGWVYSAHEIATGRRMAIKIFPTVDQKEAVRAKTGFRRMSKLRHRGLVRLHRIHQEENWLAFSMEEIVGCNLVIALRKWRSLPLEEACERLLEMIRQVGGALAWMHAHQLVHRDIKPTNLMMTRDGKRFVIVDCDLTGKFEDESNPENIRTYLIWTPMYVAPEVLFRQSYCPASDIFSLGMVALEAMRMFSANAVPKNGETFSIPDPQIPQKVDSNEVTGEEIKRDEKSLVTDREHIVGAMTGLNEAIPELLRDTVNEMLSPDVSDRPTAMSLSRLGQSLTSRRPMIGVSTDTSARAIRITKASRKDELSEIQRWCHLVLGGQVQRLHIEGASGIGKSTLLELAIAELRKQSWANVYTARCQRFEQSPLQAFGQLADEIVMDFRRGQMGRLRVDSVSESILQRSLPGFNEVLEVDWSEPPVVTSPTRPGGRDAAMKVCNQLRRIGPLFFIIDDVQWADHDTVHVLDHLQSTVDHRIGPPQFQGMGLITISRTDGDQQQQDAHTKIKLGPLSPEVTTEAIRSEAEFQRVNLSENQVASLSDQIEGLPYRLDVYLSELSPSGLLRGQPDELLPRTPTIEEVWQFRSDLLGDDERRLLEYLVIAGRQLTFDELRLIDQHDNPALLETQLDELSEKRLIVRDGADGQYLRIWHDQLGRQLLHQIPENERIKIHRHWAEALSSEATEQSVIASLPNDGAPPKVPDSPRNHSPRNHSPRETFRAAGRIAEHFEKAGQKEAFVHWARLAAGEAQNLYANIETARWYRAVAENTTGDEKSEALRMTAEMLERGGRLSDAAQVYQELLVRQSGQAKLEMELARVHCLIRSGRFAEVVEQLKPLLRRLELPSKKPVWLTKLSIVRRVLTQKVMRQAQRFQSVKPRERTPLESNQISACLRLIRPLSYIDNWLSTELCVFSGDLINQVGTDGEQTESNVGECVFNAYQAGRSQQQSFAILKNMREELSEVVAPARHGDVYAGSAWVHGMAGLFSEVPQYIRMARETYSASEIYHGFEVAHASLIEAIVYFQLGDFPSLASMVDDMQAESATTNDRFILAMGTLGHASAGFLGRDDVAGLQNLHKILEEHLGELDIEAFAMITPTKNLMLAIYQNRISELATSVLRIKIECTQTVWYRRVQIMRVMIDELLALSMLPLLANPPRGWLRRFKHRIRILRAQKIDYAVTKADLMEGLALARYPGTFASNPQTARLRAIKLLNQARDAAQSQGLIPAAMVAADELDRLNGIEEPSRLITMLTEQGIRDPAAYARLYGG; the protein is encoded by the coding sequence ATGGCTCAATGGGAAGACTACAGTGGTGACGAGTGGCTGCGTCCGAGTAGTGCCCGCGAAACTCGGTTGAAGGTCGACGAGGGTCAAGGTACCCGCGGGGTCGTCAAGCGACCGCGACTGGAAAAGCCTCGCTGGGGCAGCGGTGACACCGTGGCTGGCTTTGAATTAATCGAGCCGATTGGGTGCGGTTCACACGGTTGGGTTTACAGCGCCCACGAGATTGCGACTGGCCGCAGGATGGCGATCAAAATCTTCCCCACCGTGGATCAAAAGGAGGCCGTTCGCGCCAAAACGGGTTTCCGCCGCATGAGCAAACTGCGGCATCGCGGCCTAGTCCGACTGCACCGGATTCACCAAGAAGAAAACTGGCTCGCTTTTTCGATGGAGGAAATTGTCGGCTGCAATTTGGTCATTGCATTGCGAAAATGGAGATCGCTGCCACTGGAAGAGGCCTGCGAGCGGTTGCTGGAAATGATCCGCCAGGTCGGCGGAGCGCTCGCGTGGATGCACGCGCACCAACTTGTTCACCGAGACATCAAACCTACCAATTTGATGATGACTCGCGATGGCAAGCGGTTCGTGATCGTCGACTGCGACTTGACGGGCAAGTTCGAAGACGAATCCAACCCCGAAAACATTCGCACGTACTTAATTTGGACCCCGATGTACGTTGCACCGGAGGTGCTCTTTCGTCAGTCGTATTGCCCGGCCAGCGATATTTTCAGTTTAGGCATGGTTGCCTTGGAAGCCATGCGAATGTTTTCCGCCAATGCCGTTCCGAAAAATGGAGAAACGTTTTCCATCCCCGACCCCCAAATACCGCAAAAGGTGGATTCAAACGAAGTCACCGGCGAAGAAATCAAGCGAGACGAAAAGAGCCTGGTAACGGACCGGGAACACATCGTTGGCGCCATGACCGGCTTGAACGAAGCCATTCCAGAATTGCTGCGAGATACCGTCAACGAGATGCTGTCACCGGACGTGTCGGATCGGCCGACGGCGATGTCGTTGTCTCGCTTGGGACAATCGCTCACGTCCCGAAGGCCGATGATAGGCGTGTCCACTGACACATCCGCTCGCGCGATCCGAATCACAAAGGCATCCCGCAAAGACGAATTGTCCGAGATCCAGCGGTGGTGCCATTTGGTGCTCGGCGGCCAAGTTCAGCGACTGCATATCGAGGGAGCCTCAGGGATTGGAAAATCGACGCTGCTCGAGTTAGCGATTGCCGAGCTTCGCAAACAGTCGTGGGCGAATGTGTACACGGCTCGTTGCCAGCGATTTGAACAGAGTCCGCTGCAAGCATTCGGACAGCTTGCCGATGAAATCGTGATGGATTTCCGCCGAGGACAAATGGGGCGTCTGCGAGTGGACTCGGTCAGCGAATCAATTCTGCAAAGGAGCCTTCCGGGCTTTAATGAAGTGTTGGAAGTGGACTGGTCCGAACCGCCAGTCGTGACTTCGCCGACACGGCCAGGTGGGCGGGACGCGGCGATGAAGGTTTGCAACCAATTGCGCCGGATCGGCCCACTGTTTTTCATCATCGATGATGTCCAATGGGCCGATCACGATACGGTGCACGTACTCGATCACCTGCAATCCACGGTCGATCATCGCATCGGGCCGCCGCAGTTCCAAGGCATGGGCTTGATCACGATTTCACGCACCGATGGAGACCAACAACAGCAAGACGCACACACGAAGATCAAGTTAGGCCCGCTTTCACCTGAAGTCACGACCGAGGCAATCCGCAGCGAAGCAGAATTCCAGCGTGTCAACTTGTCGGAAAACCAGGTCGCGTCGCTGAGCGATCAAATCGAAGGTCTACCCTATCGACTCGACGTGTACCTGAGCGAGTTGTCGCCTTCGGGACTCCTACGTGGACAACCCGATGAATTGTTACCCAGAACCCCCACCATCGAAGAGGTCTGGCAGTTCCGCAGCGACTTGCTTGGCGACGACGAGAGGCGATTGCTGGAATACTTAGTGATTGCGGGGCGTCAGCTGACATTCGACGAGTTGCGGCTGATCGACCAACACGACAACCCCGCGCTGCTGGAAACTCAACTGGACGAACTTAGCGAGAAGCGCCTGATCGTTCGCGATGGAGCCGACGGTCAGTACCTGCGAATTTGGCATGACCAGTTGGGACGTCAACTGCTGCATCAAATCCCTGAAAACGAGCGGATTAAGATCCACCGGCACTGGGCCGAAGCCTTGTCCAGCGAGGCGACCGAACAGAGCGTGATAGCATCTTTACCGAATGATGGTGCACCGCCGAAAGTTCCCGATTCTCCACGCAACCATTCTCCACGCAACCATTCTCCACGGGAGACCTTCAGAGCGGCTGGACGAATCGCGGAACACTTCGAAAAAGCGGGCCAAAAAGAAGCGTTCGTGCATTGGGCAAGACTGGCCGCCGGCGAGGCACAGAACCTGTACGCGAATATCGAAACCGCTCGCTGGTATCGTGCGGTTGCGGAGAACACGACCGGGGACGAGAAAAGCGAAGCATTGCGAATGACCGCCGAGATGCTTGAACGTGGCGGACGACTATCCGATGCCGCTCAGGTTTACCAAGAATTACTCGTTCGGCAATCAGGGCAAGCCAAGCTGGAAATGGAACTGGCAAGGGTTCACTGTCTCATTCGATCCGGCCGTTTTGCTGAGGTGGTCGAACAACTTAAACCGCTACTGCGTCGGTTGGAATTGCCCAGCAAAAAGCCGGTCTGGCTCACCAAGCTATCAATCGTTCGCCGGGTTTTGACACAAAAGGTGATGCGACAAGCCCAACGTTTCCAATCGGTGAAACCCCGCGAGCGTACGCCGCTGGAATCGAATCAGATTTCCGCATGCTTGCGACTGATCCGGCCTCTAAGCTACATCGACAATTGGTTATCGACGGAACTCTGTGTGTTCAGCGGCGACTTGATTAATCAAGTCGGCACCGATGGCGAGCAAACCGAAAGCAACGTGGGCGAGTGCGTTTTCAATGCTTATCAAGCCGGTCGATCCCAACAGCAGTCGTTCGCAATTCTTAAAAACATGCGAGAGGAATTGAGCGAAGTAGTTGCCCCCGCACGACATGGTGACGTGTACGCGGGCTCCGCTTGGGTGCACGGAATGGCGGGGCTCTTTTCAGAAGTGCCGCAGTACATTCGCATGGCTCGCGAGACGTACTCGGCCAGCGAGATCTACCACGGATTTGAAGTCGCGCATGCCAGCTTGATCGAAGCGATCGTTTACTTCCAACTTGGCGATTTCCCTTCACTCGCCTCCATGGTCGACGACATGCAGGCGGAATCCGCAACGACAAACGATCGATTCATCCTGGCCATGGGTACCCTCGGTCATGCCTCAGCCGGGTTCTTGGGTCGCGATGACGTCGCCGGTCTGCAGAACCTCCATAAGATTCTTGAGGAACACCTAGGCGAACTCGACATCGAGGCGTTTGCGATGATCACGCCAACGAAAAATCTAATGCTAGCGATCTACCAAAACCGCATCAGTGAACTCGCAACGAGTGTCCTTCGAATCAAGATCGAATGCACTCAAACGGTCTGGTATCGGCGAGTCCAAATCATGCGTGTGATGATTGATGAACTCCTCGCGCTGTCCATGCTGCCACTACT